A stretch of Elusimicrobiota bacterium DNA encodes these proteins:
- a CDS encoding glycosyltransferase family 39 protein, whose product MAQKFQTVRLAVLFAYAAGLLSIGLSKDWRLIHEDNGAFYTTVALSHLRLGLGETRAHDFLVERDAGRKIAYGHHPPGIGLILAGAFKLTGSDDPAVARGAAIVFHLGSLAIMVALVRSLLGFAAALWAGFFMATLPMGAFFGRMPGYEPFGLFAVMLQLFSWSRYRGTGSAKFLGFLFLGVILGGLIDWAPLFFSLGLFLFECRQLIRGRGHGPLVLVLGVSGIGIFALNIVHLYWAQGGSLETFLRVLGRNKIIAHSKFNIAEFALSQIERFRRYFSHAGLLAVLCSAWALTRPHSRVSRWLGMTAASDTWRALMAVSGLAALAYVCAAPKWAKVHHFWQFYFLPYTVCSLVFFWPALQQWINKKGRAQWWPLAALFWIELGASSAYTLYARHTRPSAYTLNAVGEFRANYLLPSSLSR is encoded by the coding sequence TTGGCTCAAAAATTTCAAACCGTTCGGCTGGCGGTCTTGTTCGCCTACGCCGCCGGTCTTTTGTCCATCGGCTTGAGCAAAGACTGGCGGTTGATCCATGAGGACAACGGCGCTTTTTATACCACCGTCGCTTTAAGCCATCTAAGGTTGGGTTTGGGCGAAACGCGAGCCCATGATTTTTTGGTGGAGAGGGACGCGGGCCGAAAAATTGCGTACGGGCATCATCCGCCGGGGATCGGGTTGATTTTAGCGGGCGCCTTTAAATTAACCGGTTCGGATGATCCTGCCGTGGCCCGAGGCGCGGCCATTGTCTTTCATCTGGGCAGTTTGGCGATCATGGTCGCGCTTGTTCGATCGTTGCTTGGCTTTGCTGCGGCGCTTTGGGCCGGTTTTTTCATGGCGACTTTGCCCATGGGCGCTTTTTTCGGGCGCATGCCCGGCTATGAGCCGTTCGGGCTTTTTGCGGTGATGCTTCAGCTGTTCTCCTGGAGCCGGTACCGAGGAACGGGGTCGGCAAAATTTTTGGGATTTTTGTTTCTCGGGGTCATCCTGGGGGGGTTGATTGATTGGGCGCCTCTTTTCTTTAGTTTGGGTCTTTTTCTGTTTGAATGCCGGCAGTTGATTCGCGGCCGCGGCCATGGGCCGCTTGTCCTGGTGTTGGGCGTATCCGGGATCGGGATTTTTGCTTTGAACATTGTCCATCTTTATTGGGCTCAGGGCGGTTCATTGGAGACGTTTCTTCGGGTGCTTGGCCGAAATAAAATTATTGCGCACAGCAAGTTCAACATTGCCGAGTTTGCGTTGAGTCAAATCGAGCGTTTCCGTCGGTACTTTTCCCATGCAGGACTTCTGGCTGTTTTGTGTTCGGCTTGGGCTTTGACGCGTCCCCATTCGCGGGTATCTCGATGGCTGGGCATGACGGCCGCGTCCGATACATGGCGCGCTTTAATGGCGGTTTCCGGCTTGGCGGCTTTAGCCTATGTTTGCGCGGCGCCCAAATGGGCCAAGGTGCATCATTTTTGGCAGTTTTATTTTTTGCCTTATACCGTTTGTTCCCTGGTTTTTTTCTGGCCGGCACTTCAACAATGGATCAACAAAAAAGGCCGGGCTCAATGGTGGCCCCTGGCGGCCTTATTTTGGATTGAGCTGGGGGCCAGTTCGGCGTATACGCTTTACGCCCGGCACACGCGTCCTTCGGCCTACACCCTTAACGCCGTGGGAGAATTTCGCGCGAATTATCTGCTTCCTTCTTCTCTAAGCCGCTAA
- a CDS encoding sugar transferase has protein sequence MLPSRKYWVVLAGDAAAIFFSFFWVTLLRRWSEAVAVPDFLLNHFLLFSALTVCWLWLFHLCGLYEMRQLRRHDEGILAVGIVTAVLLTSLALFFISGIFNIPAPKTILVLGALMSGALIHYWRLYLRKRWNNEAGSEEPAADQPVVFDRRLLAAPGVDGYHESLKNAVLAGRNVFSSFSYQAIESGKIPVDEMTAEWLVERVCSPTSARTFYGVIKRASDIFLTFFLLSQVALTAVVVACWVRFVLGPGIFYRQERVGLGGRRFTIWKFRTMKRVDELPPGKALTLEDDPRVPKSLRWVRRMHMDELPQLINVLKGEMSLVGPRPEQSPITEELEKAIPYYWVRHSTPPGLTGWAQINMGYAGNLDDAKERFAYDLYYLANRNFWLDLSILVRTLKNVIFASGR, from the coding sequence ATGCTTCCGTCGAGAAAGTATTGGGTTGTTTTAGCGGGCGACGCTGCCGCCATATTCTTTTCTTTTTTCTGGGTTACCCTTTTGCGGCGATGGTCGGAAGCCGTGGCCGTACCCGATTTTTTGCTGAACCATTTTCTGTTGTTTTCCGCCTTGACTGTCTGTTGGCTGTGGCTGTTTCATTTGTGCGGGCTTTATGAGATGCGCCAGCTGCGCCGCCATGATGAGGGTATTTTGGCGGTCGGCATCGTGACCGCCGTGCTGTTGACTTCCCTGGCCCTGTTTTTTATTTCAGGAATTTTCAATATCCCCGCGCCGAAAACCATTCTTGTTCTGGGGGCGCTGATGTCCGGCGCCTTAATTCATTATTGGCGCCTGTATTTAAGGAAACGTTGGAATAACGAAGCGGGCAGCGAGGAGCCGGCGGCGGATCAACCCGTTGTTTTTGACCGGCGGCTGCTGGCGGCGCCCGGCGTCGACGGCTATCATGAATCGTTGAAAAACGCCGTGTTGGCGGGCCGCAATGTTTTCAGCTCTTTTTCTTATCAAGCGATTGAATCCGGCAAAATCCCGGTGGATGAAATGACAGCCGAGTGGCTGGTGGAGCGGGTCTGTTCGCCGACGAGCGCGCGGACGTTTTACGGAGTGATCAAGAGAGCCTCGGATATTTTCCTGACCTTTTTTCTATTGAGCCAGGTGGCCTTGACCGCTGTCGTGGTCGCTTGCTGGGTGCGCTTTGTTCTGGGGCCCGGCATTTTTTATCGTCAGGAGCGCGTGGGCTTGGGCGGCAGGCGTTTCACGATCTGGAAATTCAGGACCATGAAACGGGTTGATGAGCTGCCGCCCGGCAAAGCGCTGACGCTCGAGGATGATCCGCGCGTGCCAAAATCCTTGCGCTGGGTGCGCCGGATGCATATGGATGAATTGCCTCAACTGATCAACGTTTTAAAGGGTGAAATGTCGCTGGTGGGTCCGCGTCCGGAGCAGTCCCCGATCACCGAGGAACTCGAAAAGGCCATTCCCTATTATTGGGTTCGCCACAGCACGCCCCCGGGTTTGACCGGCTGGGCTCAGATTAATATGGGTTATGCGGGTAATCTCGACGACGCCAAAGAGCGTTTCGCTTACGATCTGTACTATTTGGCCAACAGAAATTTTTGGCTTGATTTATCCATTCTGGTTCGAACGCTCAAAAACGTGATTTTCGCAAGCGGCCGCTGA